In the genome of Nocardioides palaemonis, the window GCCTACATGCTCCGCAAGGAGGGCTACGAGGTCGCGATCGCCGCCGACGGCACCACCGCGCTCACCGAGTTCGACCGGTTCGGTCCCGACATCGTGCTGCTCGACCTGATGCTGCCCGGCGTCCCCGGCACGGAGGTGTGCCGCCAGATCCGCCAGACCTCGTCGGTCCCGGTGATCATGGTGAGCGCCAAGGACGACGAGGTCGACAAGGTGGTCGGCCTCGAGCTCGGCGCCGACGACTACGTCACCAAGCCCTACTCCCCCCGCGAGCTCGTGGCCCGGATCCGCGCGGTGCTGCGCCGCGGCCAGGAGCCCGAGCTGATGCCCGACACCCTCGAGGCCGGCCCGGTGCGGATGGACGTCGAGCGCCACGTCGTCACCGTCGACGGCGCCGAGCAGCGGCTGCCGCTCAAGGAGTTCGAGCTGCTGGAGATGTTCCTGCGCAACCCCGGCCGGGTGCTCACCCGCGGCCAGCTCATCGACCGGGTCTGGGGATCCGACTACGTCGGTGACACCAAGACGCTCGACGTGCACGTCAAGCGGCTGCGCGCCAAGCTCGAGCCCGACCCGGGCGAGCCGAAGTACCTCGTAACGGTCCGCGGGCTGGGCTACAAGCTCGACCTCTGAGCGCGCGCCACGGCGGGATGTCGCCGTTCCACGTCCGGAATCCGCTGGCGATCGGTCATGACCGTACCTAGCCTTGACCCGTGACCACCGCCAGCCAGACCACCCCCGCCGCACTGCCCGAGCAG includes:
- a CDS encoding response regulator transcription factor, translated to MTRVLVVEDEESYSDALAYMLRKEGYEVAIAADGTTALTEFDRFGPDIVLLDLMLPGVPGTEVCRQIRQTSSVPVIMVSAKDDEVDKVVGLELGADDYVTKPYSPRELVARIRAVLRRGQEPELMPDTLEAGPVRMDVERHVVTVDGAEQRLPLKEFELLEMFLRNPGRVLTRGQLIDRVWGSDYVGDTKTLDVHVKRLRAKLEPDPGEPKYLVTVRGLGYKLDL